Proteins from a single region of Harmonia axyridis chromosome 4, icHarAxyr1.1, whole genome shotgun sequence:
- the LOC123677459 gene encoding LOW QUALITY PROTEIN: heat shock protein 83 (The sequence of the model RefSeq protein was modified relative to this genomic sequence to represent the inferred CDS: inserted 3 bases in 2 codons; substituted 1 base at 1 genomic stop codon), translating to MPEEVQNGEVETFAFQAEIAQLMSLIINTFYSNKEIFLRELISNSSDALDKIRYQSLTNPACLESGKELYIKIIPNKNDGTLTIIDTGIGMTKADLVNNLGTIAKSGTKAFMEALQAGADISMIGQFGVGFYSAYLVADKVTVVSKNNDDEQYIWESSAGGSFTVRTDTDEPLGRGTKIVLHIKEDQAEFLEEHKIKEIVKKHSQFIGYPIKLLVEKEREKELSEDEAEEEKKDEEATEESDKPKIEDVGEDEEEDKEKKKKKKTIKEKYTEDEELNKTKPIWTRNADDISQEEYGEFYKSLTNDWEDHLAVKHFSVEGQLEFRALLFVPRRVPFDLFENKKRKNNIKLYVRRVFIMDNCEELIPEYLNFIKGVVDSEDLPLNISREMLQQNKILKVIRKNLVKKCMELFEELTEDKDNFKKFYEQFSKNLKLGIHEDSANRSKLAEFLRYHTSASGDEACSLKDYVSRMKANQKSIYYLTGESKEQVANSVFVERVKKRGFEVVYMTEPIDEYVVQQLKEYDGKTLVSVTKEGLELPEDEEEKKKREEDKTKFEGLCKVIKSILDNKVEKVVVSNRXSRISLLYCNISIWMDCKHGTYHESSSFERYSHYGLHVCKETPXNQPRPXPIVENLRQKADADKNDKAVKDLVILLFETALLSSGFTLDEPQVHASRIYRMIKLGLGIDEEESMVVEEPSTEAPAAEAGDSEDASRMEEVD from the exons ATGCCTGAAGAAGTTCAGAATGGAGAAGTTGAAACCTTCGCCTTCCAAGCAGAAATTGCTCAGTTGATGAGCTTGATTATCAACACCTTCTACTCTAACAAAGAAATATTCCTCCGAGAATTGATTTCCAACTCTTCTGATGCTTTGGACAAAATCCGTTACCAGTCTCTTACAAATCCAGCATGTTTGGAATCCGGAAAGGAACTTTACATCAAaatcattccaaacaaaaacgATGGAACACTTACCATTATTGATACTGGTATTGGTATGACTAAAGCTGACTTAGTCAACAATTTGGGTACCATTGCCAAGTCTGGAACAAAAGCCTTTATGGAAGCTTTACAGGCTGGAGCTGACATAAGCATGATTGGTCAATTTGGTGTAGGTTTTTACTCTGCCTATTTGGTTGCTGATAAAGTAACAGTTGTTTCAAAGAACAATGATGATGAGCAGTACATTTGGGAGTCATCTGCTGGAGGTAGTTTTACAGTTCGTACTGATACTGATGAACCACTTGGTAGAGGTACCAAGATCGTCCTCCACATTAAAGAAGATCAAGCTGAATTCTTGGAAGAACATAAAATCAAAGAAATCGTCAAGAAGCACTCCCAATTCATTGGTTACCCTATCAAACTTTTGGTAGAAAAGGAACGTGAGAAGGAATTGAGTGAAGATGAAGCtgaagaagaaaagaaagacGAAGAAGCAACTGAAGAATCTGATAAGCCCAAAATTGAAGATGTAGgtgaagatgaagaagaagacaaggaaaagaaaaagaagaagaagactatcaaagaaaaatatacTGAAGATGAGGAATTGAACAAAACAAAACCCATTTGGACCCGAAATGCTGACGATATTTCCCAAGAAGAATATGGTGAATTCTACAAGTCTCTCACTAACGACTGGGAAGATCATTTGGCTGTCAAACACTTCAGCGTTGAAGGTCAGCTGGAATTTAGGGCACTCCTGTTTGTTCCTCGTAGAGTACCATTTGATCTTTTCGAAAACAAGAAGCGTAAGAACAACATTAAACTGTATGTCCGCAGAGTTTTCATCATGGACAACTGCGAAGAACTCAtacctgaatatttgaatttcatcaagGGTGTTGTAGACTCTGAAGATTTACCCTTGAACATTTCCAGAGAAATGTTGCAACAAAACAAGATTCTCAAAGTTATTCGTAAGAATTTAGTCAAGAAATGTATGGAATTATTCGAAGAATTGACTGAAGACAAGGATAACTTCAAGAAATTCTATGAACAGTTCTCAAAGAATCTCAAACTGGGTATCCATGAAGACTCTGCCAACAGATCTAAACTGGCTGAATTCCTTCGTTACCATACCTCAGCCAGTGGAGATGAAGCTTGCTCTCTTAAGGATTATGTTAGCCGAATGAAAGCAAACCAAAAGAGCATCTACTATCTTACCGGTGAAAGCAAAGAACAGGTAGCCAACTCTGTATTTGTTGAACGAGTTAAGAAGCGTGGATTCGAAGTTGTTTACATGACTGAACCCATCGATGAATATGTAGTACAACAACTTAAAGAATATGACGGAAAAACTTTGGTTTCTGTAACTAAGGAAGGTTTGGAACTGCCtgaagatgaagaagaaaagaagaagCGTGAGGAAGACAAAACTAAATTTGAAGGTCTCTGCAAAGTGATTAAGAGTATTTTGGATAACAAAGTAGAAAAAGTTGTTGTATCAAATA TTAGTCGAATCTCCTTGTTGTATTGTAACATCTCAATATGGATGGACTGCAAACATGGAACGTATCATGAAAGCTCAAGCTTTGAGAGATACAGCCACTATGGGTTACATGTCTGCAAAGAAACACCTTGAAATCAACCCAGACC TCCAATCGTTGAAAACTTGAGACAGAAGGCTGATGCTGATAAGAACGATAAAGCTGTCAAAGATTTAGTAATTCTCTTATTCGAGACTGCACTCCTCAGTTCTGGATTCACCCTAGATGAGCCACAAGTACATGCTTCTAGAATCTACAGAATGATCAAGTTAGGTTTGGGTATTGATGAAGAAGAATCTATGGTAGTCGAAGAACCTTCAACTGAAGCTCCTGCTGCCGAAGCTGGTGATTCTGAAGATGCTTCACGAATGGAAGAAGTTGATTAA